The following are encoded in a window of Psychrobacter sp. P11F6 genomic DNA:
- a CDS encoding DpnI domain-containing protein, producing MNLHFNQNLAKNYRSPSQIIRVLSEDWVAKQSYCPNCDAQPLAEFTNNQPVADFYCANCNEQYELKSKQAKLSNIINDGAYDTMIERINSDNNPSFFFLTYSPEYRVNNFLIIPKHFFKPDMIVKRKPLSANAKRAGWVGCNIDLRQVPESGKVFLVKNQQVIPRDNVTEQFQKTLFLREQSTTSRGWTLDVWQCIDKLNVNFSLNQVYAFAELLKLKHPENNHIKDKIRQQLQVLRDRGIIEFIGRGHYRKLY from the coding sequence ATGAACCTACATTTTAATCAAAACCTTGCCAAAAATTACAGGTCGCCTAGTCAAATCATTAGAGTACTCAGTGAAGATTGGGTTGCTAAGCAAAGTTACTGCCCTAATTGCGATGCTCAACCATTGGCGGAATTTACTAACAATCAGCCTGTCGCTGACTTTTATTGTGCAAATTGTAATGAGCAATATGAGCTAAAAAGTAAGCAAGCAAAATTAAGCAACATTATCAATGACGGCGCTTATGACACCATGATTGAGCGTATCAATAGCGACAATAATCCAAGCTTTTTCTTTTTAACCTATTCGCCAGAATATAGAGTTAATAACTTTTTAATCATCCCTAAGCATTTTTTTAAACCGGATATGATTGTTAAACGCAAACCTTTATCAGCCAATGCTAAACGTGCAGGCTGGGTTGGTTGCAATATTGATTTGCGACAAGTACCCGAATCAGGCAAAGTATTTTTGGTGAAAAACCAGCAAGTCATACCACGCGATAATGTCACCGAGCAATTTCAAAAAACCTTGTTTTTACGCGAGCAATCTACGACCTCACGTGGTTGGACGTTAGATGTTTGGCAATGTATTGATAAACTGAACGTTAATTTTTCTCTCAATCAGGTTTATGCTTTTGCTGAACTATTAAAGCTTAAGCATCCCGAAAACAATCATATTAAAGATAAAATTCGTCAGCAGCTACAAGTGTTACGTGATAGAGGCATTATTGAATTTATCGGTCGCGGGCATTATCGAAAATTATATTAA